The Fulvia fulva chromosome 1, complete sequence region CTAGGAAGGTATTAACTCGgataccgtatataagggcctagtatactagcgTAACCGGCGTTACGCTCTTCGCGTTTAGTACCTCGACCGCCTAGGCTACGCTCTATAGTAGCGTCGGTCTCCCCGCTATAGTTACGAGCGTATAGCGTACGTCTCTACTCTTTAGCTTCTAGGCTATAATAATGTCTTATTTACTAGCCTAGCGCGCCTACTCTACGAGGCGTTAGTACGATAGTACCGCTACCCGCTCTCTTTCTTTAGGGTTGTCTATATATATCGTGACCTCGCTCTAAACTAGCCTAACGCGGTACGTTAGTTACTCTACGGCTACTATAGCCGCTTAGGTATATATCGCCGGCCTAGCTCTTCCTAGCGCCTAGATCTCCCGTAGGAGGTCCGCGTTCGTCACTTCCTTTACTAGCGCTAGCGCCTTCGTCGCCCGtagtagctcctagattactttAGCTAAGCTCTCGAGGAGGCTACGGATCGCGCGTTTATAGGGCAGACTAGCGCTCGCGAGGATAGCTATAATTTCGTATATAATCGCGGTATATTCTACCGTATCTATACCGTGTTTCGTATActagttcttctagttagtagcttatagttattatagtcgttatagtagatagTCTCCGTATTCCGTTTCTCCCGGGCGCGTCGTCGCTCTACGCGTCCCCCTTCGTTCGCCGCCCTTCGAGGGCGCTCTTTACTTTTACGACGCTATCGCCCCTTCGTTTATCATTCCGTATTTCGGGAGTAGTCTATCggttatatactaaaggggagccgggcctagaaaggattatatattatagaagcTCTTAGGCCGTAGCTACTCCTCTATTACGGCTACCCTACTCCTATCTATTAATACGCCGTCGGCGCTTATAATAAACCCGAGGAACTCTACCTCCTTCTAGAAGAAGTAGTATTTCTTAGGGTTAGTAAAGAGTATAAACTTACGTAGTCTTTAGAGTACCTCGCGTACGGCTCGTACGTAGGCCTTACGCGTCTTACTATAGATAAgaatattatctaggtatactacGTAGGTATTATCTACTAAGCTAGCTAAGGTACGGTTAATATACTCTAAGAAGGTAGCTAGGGTATTAGTAAGCCTAAAGGATAtaactatatactcgtagtATCCGTATCGCGTACGAAACGTAGTCTTCTACTTATCGCCTATCTTAATAGAAATATAATAGTATACGTCTATTAAGTCGATAGTCGTAAAGAATACTAAACCCTAGAGCCTATTAAGCGTCTCTCTTATAAGGGGTAGAGGGTAGCGGTTCTTTATAGTAATCTTATTTAGGCctctatagtctatatagagcCTAAGAGTACCGTTCTTCTTAGGTACGAATAGGATAGGCGTACCCGCCTTACTTATAGAGCGCCTAATCTACCCTTTCTCTATTGCCTCAGCAATATACTTCTTTAAGGCCTCTAACTTAGTTATCGactagtagtatagcggcTTAAATAGAGGCTTCTTACTATCTACGAGATCTATCGTGTACTTAACCCCGTCGGGTATCTTACGCTTCGCCTACTTATTAGGTACGTAGATATCTCGGAAGTCTATAAACTCCGGAGGCTACTTAGGAACCCCCTTATTAGCTTTAATTAGCCGGATACTTATAGTAAAAACTTACTTAGAGTCGTCGAGATCCTCTATAAACTCGCGTACGCTACGCTACTATACCGTATAGGTCTCGATACTATAGAGCTACTAGTCCTTCCGATCGATCTTAATAACACGATTACGATAGCGCTAGGGCCTACCTAGAATTACTAACGGCCTACCTATAGGCGCTACGTAGTAGATTACGTTACTTACACGTtctacttctatattattaGTAAGCCGTACTCGTAGCGTATAggtactatagtagtagcctTAGTCCTACGTATACGACTCTAGTTTTAGGAGCTTTAccctactaataggctataacTAATACCGTAGGACGTACTTATACGATACGAGGCTAATATTAGCGTAATTATTAGAGAGGAACGTAGCTTCTATAAAGCCCTTCTACGTCTCGACTACTCCCTATAAGTATCTAGCCTTTATAGTATTAACTTATATCGTTAGGTCGACTAGGAAACAATCCTTAGCTAGGCTCTTCTCTTTTCCCGACCCCTTCTTCCTAGTTAGTACCTCGGCGGCTTCTATTCTACGGACTAACTACGAATCGCGGTCTTTCTCTTAGTACCGATTCGGATAGTTAGGACTCTTATAGCCTATCTTATAATAGCTAAAGTATCTTATATTACTTATATCTCTAGCGCTACTACCTAACTCTCTACTACCTCGCGGGCGACCCGTAGGTATTTCGCGTAGAGCCTAATCTAGTTTCTAGTACTTAGGGTCGCGCTCATTCCGCTTATATACGCCGCTAGCGCCTCTCTTACGAGAACGGTTATATCTACTACCCCCGTcgctactactactactacgcTCTATACTCTCGATACGTAAGGCTAGGATTACTAGTTCTTCTCTAGTTATTAGGATATCGTATAACTTAATAATTATGGAACCTAGGTAAGGTATAAGCTTAGCGAGTAGGTACCGTATACGCTACGCCTCCGTAGAGTCTCCTAACTAATActctattaaataggtacgagttacgtagtagtagaagacggcggattacaCGAAAGATAAAGAAgaacctaataggatagcgtgtatctatatatagtatcgctagtattagtatagattaatactaggtgtccggatatttactagcctataggctagtaaaccctagttacgtaatctagttatataacacacctatacctatatacttaacctgcggcctatatgttcttaacatcctctataatatctagcTTAGTTATAAACTACCTCGCCGTCTAGTTATTCTTCTACTTTACCGCCTTATATTTGAGTATAGTATTTGATACGCGGTTTATAGAGTGACCGTATACGTTCTAATAGAAGACTTTAAAgttactataggtatatcTCTCTAAGTCTATAACGTTATAGTTTATATACTATCTCTCGCTTACTTCCTCTATTAGGAATATAACTCTATATAGGACCTTACTCCTATTAATTATATACGTAGCGAAAAGGGACACGATGATAGCGATCGCAGGAAACGACCAGGAGCAGGAGAGTAACGAGTGGAAGGAGGTCTGCAGGAAGGCAGAAACAATGACAATGGCAGGAGATGGCGAGCACCCAGAAAGAGCACTTAAGGGGATGATTTTGGAGCTCCTTGGAGGGCTAAAGGCACTAAGGAGCCAAACAGGACAAATCATTAACaggacagtagcagcagcagcaaagaagaggacacaggaaggccagaaaccaagccaaccaacctgggcagcaattgcatcccaaaaccctcccccccagaaaacagctatcaagatctacatttccgaccagcaagagcagaaagagattgagggcctgtcaggcaaggagatcatacagaagattgggatacaaggcatcattggagccaggaaagagaagggaggtgtccttaagctgttcacagcacaggagcaagacaggaagaggctagagacacagaaggagtggacagtcaaactaggcaagacggctaaggtctcacaccaacaaaatatggttattgcccataggatgaccacaaagtttgacattgaaggagaccttaagaggctgcaggaccagaaccaggctgtatgcccagggctacagatcacaaaagcagcataggtcaacagaaagacaaaggacacaaagagagagtcttctctagtgctctggataggcactgcagaacaggcaaacaccgtgcttgacaagggcatcttctaggaatgtgaaagaatggacacagaaatctatagaagcacccacagactactgcaatgcttcaagtgccaacagtatggtcatatctctactagatgcccaagccaaaaggacacttgttcccactgtgctggtagccacaaagtacagaattgcacagccccaaagagtgaagccagatgtgcatgctgtggaaagaaacacccttcctggtcccaagactgcacagctaggattgaggcaaagaggagggcaagagaagccaggatcaacacccctatcagattccagacagggacaatcacccaagaacccccaaggactgtctacaaccctctaaaaagaggcagaacagaagagaccacacAGGCCCAAGGCCACCCTGCCATAGGTAGACCAAAGTCAATTAtggttgcaggaagagacccgtcacaaagcaggctcaaccttaccacaatcccaaatagcagccagcagcaggaagcacgagaagaccagcaggagaccagcatggatgagtcatgattgagacacccaatcttaccactatccagtacaatgtcaacaaaagccagcacaaggtccagagaagctttctccaagcactggacccaaagaaacacctagtcattgcagtccaggaaccttggattaacagcaaatctaacagaccatctactgctaacgacccaaggtatcacacactcctagccaaacaaggcacccctagaacatgcatgtacatcagcaaagagatggcaacagacagctgggaacaaatccaacaggaagggggagacatcacctcagtcagactcaacaccaaccaaggcagcatccacatccacagtgtatacaacccaccccctagctccagaagcagcacccagctgggcacactacaacagctgccagacatcttgcagagtgactcccaacacatcgtgctgggagacttcaacttgcaccatcctacatggggatcagactttgcacctgcccatcacttcctagctaacagactcctctccactacccaaagcaacaacatgcacctagttaccccaaagggcctaactacctggtcacagagagcaagctcaagcaccattgacctgtgctttgcatcacatgacctgcagcagaaggtcaccagatgctgggttaaccaggacttggagtcctcatcagatcacctcccaattcaggtggagtttgaaacacagacacagcaggaaggagacctagaacctcagctggcctggaaggcagccaactgggaacagatcagacaagacctggaacagaagctagctggactagagaccaggagactggaaacagccttagacatagaccaagcagtggcagaactggttagaaCAATGCAGGAAACTGCAGCAGCCCACACTagagaaaagaaacagtcactgtaccagaagccattctggacaaaggaatgctcagagaaggtcaaggcagccaggcaggccaggagagcccttacccagagtcactcccaggaagcatgggacagatacaaccaggcaaccagagacaagaaggcccagatcaagagggacaagatgctggagtggaggtcaacagttggatccattacccagaatcctgagaagatgtggaaactagcaaagtgggcaagacaacctacacaggacagaaacatactgccccagtttccaaacattgaagaccaggaaggagtaatccaacacactctcctaggaaaggcacaggcattggggaaacatttctttggcacacaggtagaagctgacctgcaggatctggagggcagtgtgtatccaacaccactagagcaatcctgcatagtgggagagggagagatcaagagcatcattaagagactctcaggaaacaaggccccaggaccagatgggattccaaacttgttcatcaagacatgcaaggaccagatctcccctgcactgtcaaacatcttttcacagtgcatggcccaaggacactgccctaaacactttaaggagtcactgactgtggtcttgagaaaaccacagaaagaggactacacaaagctaaaggcatacagacctattgccttgctcaacacactaggcaaactcctggaaaagatcatagcagaaaggctgacaaacctagctgaagaacatggaatccttcctgaagaacagatgggaggcaggaaacaaagatcaacactaacagctgtagaacttatcacagagcagatcaagaccctgtggcactttgggaacaacaaagcagccacactcctctcactggacatatcaggagcctttgacaatgtctcacaccagaggctgatccacatcctgaaacagaaggctatccccaactggacagtccagttcatccagtccttcctcagaggcagaaccacaagactaagactgggcagatacaaatctgacagcatgcctacagagacaggaatcccacagggatcaacaatgtctccaatcctgtttctcctctttatagcagacctgccagcaaagctaaactctagaaacacatcaacctcagggtttgtggatgacacaaacatcctagcctggtcagacagcacagaagagaactgtagaatcttgcagaagaaacacgaggaatgtgaggaatgggccaggaaacatggagccagatttgccccagagaagtatcaactcatccacttcagtagagccagaaacagacacaatatgcaagccccaatcactattcagggacacacaacagaaccctcaagtgaattaagggtgctaggaatatggctggatccaaagcttagctggggaccacaggtcaagaaagcacaggcaagagcagacaacaacaggcaagagcagacaacaacaggcaatcaattgacaggcttacagcctccacatggggagccacatttgcgaaagcaaaggttatgtacaaggccattgtgaagccagctatgctatatggagcccagatctggtcagcccaagacaagatcccaaagagaattgcagatcctatcagcagagcccaagcctcctgtctgaaaaaggtgcttggagcatacaagtcaactccaacaagggtggtcgaaatggagtctagctccccaccagccaagctctaccttcaagggttgagataccagtatgcaggaaagacgtctacatacccagcccagctagtaatccagaaggcagtcaacaaaatcaggagccagtgcacaagaaggcacagacaagcaagacccaatccagccccacagaagcagcaggacctgcagaagttcaaagaactaacagaacagctgcacctagcccagcaggaacaggacagagGGGCTCAGGGGAGAGaatcagcagccagccaagggaagaagcaacagtctctagctgaaaggatggcaggactcctctggaagactgaatggacaagaaccccacagaggccaggaaccccaaaggcactccaacagtttggtagccacaactacctactgtactcagacctgactaggtcagaagcaagcatagcaatacaaatccgctctgaacacatcggagtcagggcatacctgcatcagagaaaagtcccaggtatcgaagacaagagttgcccatgcggctacctgtcccagaatgtcgaacatagacttctggtttgcaaagaatggagtacagggagaggtgaatggagggcaagggcaaggaacagaaacttccaagccatgatcagcaataagggagacctccagagaattacaaggtggatcatccaccaaggatttttggagcagttctctcttactagggaaacagagagatggattgaggagagaaagaaggaggaggagagcaggaagagggggacaactctagggttgcagacaaggtagtcagaggctaaccaccatgacactagtgcaccctaatggaaggaaaactgagaactcatggcaaggaagctattagagaaggagaggaggtttttacctaggaataggtttcctaccttatgtagtaacatatatagacataaacccgcatgggccggagggcaccacaacgggtaaatgaatcatctatctatctatatacgtaGCGTTAGAGAGGGCGAAGGTAATCGTAAGCTCTCGTAGAAATACCCGGGCCTTCTTAATAGAATTACTCTTAAAGGGCGTAGGTTCTTTAAGACGTAGATAGGTCGCTTACTATATCGCGGCGTCTATTACTACCTTATTATCGTTagtaatagtacttagagtTTTAGAGGGCGGGTATTTACTTAAATACGGAGTACCTttacttctactatatagacCCGGGTCTTTGGTTATATCTCGCCGGCGCTATAACTATACGACCTCTCTCTCTAAGGCCTACTCTTCGATCTCTTCTCGTAATACTTCTCTTCTCGTAATAAGAGCTTCTCTATATAACCGCTATTAGGTTCTAGGGCTCGGGCGAGGCTTAGGCGAGTCGCTTACGGAATTGTTTTAAGGCTCTATTTTAGCGTATATAGATTATAACGATAAGAAGCTTTAGAACTATAAGAGTAGAGACATCGTAATATATAGTACGTCTACGATTCTCTAAATCGTAGATAAACTAAAGCTTACTTTATTTCTTAAGGCCGGTATTTCGTAGATAAGTCGTAGTATACGTTACGTACGGCTTCCCTACGTCCCGTATAGTCCGAAGAACCCTaatattatatatagatagccttatactaaggctactattataggtagtaaggtagtagctaagtaataaCTTAATTAGTATTAGTAACTTAAGTAGATCTAGTAGCTAGATATTTAAGCAGTAGTATAGTAGTTAAAAGCGATATCAgtagctatatatagatCTAGCGGACGACAATTAGGTAAAAGGGTCATCCGCCGAGTGAATCAACAACTCACCTTGCTAACGGCTATATAGCGATTCAAACACCACCTGCTACTCAAATTGCGACATCAGCTACTCAGTAGCAGAGACACACCctaggaccgcgctaaggtGTCATTCACCTCTCCTCAGCTATGACGTCGTCTCTCGACATGACGATAGAGGAACATGCAACCTCGCCGCCTATACTCCCTATGACTTCTTACCGCTGCTCAAGTATGGAAGAACTGAAAGGGCTCAAAGACTACCTCAAGGCCAGTAATGCCGAGGGCACTCACATTATGGAAGCGACGACAACGTAAGCGAGGTCATCTACGGATGCCACTATGGGTTGACCGAGACGATCTCTCGATCCCCGTGGCTTGTATCGCCTCTGCTGAGTAACTTATTTTATTCAGGTGGTGTTCGCAATGCAAAGCAATCCAGCCTTTTGTGGACAAGATGATTGCTAAGTATCCGGATGCAAAGTTCTACCGATACGATACCGATACTGCTCTAGGTGCGTTGCAGCCTGTTGGCGGTCTGTTCCAACAAGAAGACTGATGTCTCGCAGATATCGCTCAGGAGCTCGGTGCCAACTCCATGCCAACGTTCCATATCTTCAAGGACGGCGATGTCAGGGACAGCGTGACTGGCGCGAAGGCACAGGCTTTAGAAAAGGCGATCAGCTCGAACTACGACGACAAAGTTGTTGATGCACCATCTGAGTAGACATCTCTGAACGCACCAATCCTCGCAAAGAACTGCTTTTGAGTGGAGTGCAAGTGTCGCCGAGTGCAGTCTGTCGCGTCTGGGTGCACCAATGTAGGAGTAATAATGCTCCGCAGGAACCGCAGCACTCTGGGTGAAAGGCAGATTGTGTTTCATCAATACTGTTACCATCACGATCGGATCTGTCGAAGGCAAGCTACAAGTTTTGCTTGTTGTACCAGGACCACGATGGTGTTGTAGACGATGATAAAATCCACACCTCTCCGAAGCAAGCAGTAAACAGTCGAGAGCACGACCAGCCGTGAAGACGTGGAGACAGCTCCCTCAGCGAACCATTTCACCTCTGATTACCAGGCTCATGCACGGATGTCCATATCCGCGCAGCGTATCTCGCCTCTTACTCAACATCATCCAACTCTCCGTGGTCAACTTCCTCGCCCACATCGTTCTCCAGCGCAGCTTGTTCGCCTACCGCAGA contains the following coding sequences:
- a CDS encoding Thioredoxin translates to MTSSLDMTIEEHATSPPILPMTSYRCSSMEELKGLKDYLKASNAEGTHIMEATTTWCSQCKAIQPFVDKMIAKYPDAKFYRYDTDTALDIAQELGANSMPTFHIFKDGDVRDSVTGAKAQALEKAISSNYDDKVVDAPSE